Proteins co-encoded in one Actinomadura luteofluorescens genomic window:
- a CDS encoding acyl-CoA dehydrogenase family protein — translation MFIDLTDEQKRLRAELREYFENCLTAEQRAAIRADPFGPPYLEHCRRLGRDGMLGVALPKEYGGRGYGPVEQTIFATEIARAEVTYPLITLNSVAPTILQYGSDAHKEQFIPRILAGECHFAIGYSEPGAGTDLAALRTTAVRDGDHYVVNGQKIFTSGAHHADYVWLAARTDPQAKKHKGISMLVVDCKDPGFSWTPIITMDGAHHTNSTYFQDVRVPADMLVGEENKGWDLIVNQLNHERVTLGPAGNIGHTHVRFARWARTTAGPGGRPLIEEPAVRRAVAQVYAYLRANEFLNWQVAANQDLGWLGAADASATKIYASERMQEVGRIVGDVLARYGDPGDPETAAFMEAQDRLAKGALVLTFGGGVNEIQRELIAMIGLGLPRAPR, via the coding sequence ATGTTCATCGACCTGACCGACGAGCAGAAGCGGCTGCGCGCCGAGCTGCGCGAGTACTTCGAGAACTGCCTGACCGCCGAGCAGCGCGCCGCGATCCGCGCCGACCCGTTCGGCCCGCCCTACCTGGAGCACTGCCGGCGCCTCGGCCGCGACGGGATGCTCGGCGTCGCGCTCCCGAAGGAGTACGGCGGCCGCGGCTACGGCCCGGTCGAGCAGACGATCTTCGCCACGGAGATCGCCCGCGCGGAGGTCACCTACCCGCTGATCACGCTGAACTCGGTGGCGCCGACGATCCTGCAGTACGGGTCGGACGCGCACAAGGAGCAGTTCATCCCGCGCATCCTCGCCGGCGAGTGCCACTTCGCGATCGGCTACAGCGAGCCGGGCGCCGGGACCGACCTCGCGGCCCTGCGCACCACCGCCGTCCGGGACGGCGACCACTACGTGGTCAACGGCCAGAAGATCTTCACCTCGGGCGCCCACCATGCCGACTACGTGTGGCTCGCGGCCCGCACCGACCCACAGGCCAAGAAGCACAAGGGCATCTCGATGCTCGTCGTGGACTGCAAGGACCCGGGGTTCTCCTGGACGCCGATCATCACGATGGACGGCGCGCACCACACCAACTCGACGTACTTCCAGGACGTCCGGGTCCCGGCCGACATGCTGGTCGGCGAGGAGAACAAGGGCTGGGACCTCATCGTCAACCAGCTCAACCACGAGCGGGTCACGCTCGGCCCGGCCGGGAACATCGGGCACACCCACGTCCGGTTCGCGCGCTGGGCCCGCACGACCGCGGGACCGGGCGGCCGCCCGCTCATCGAGGAGCCGGCCGTGCGCCGCGCGGTCGCGCAGGTGTACGCCTACCTGCGCGCCAACGAGTTCCTCAACTGGCAGGTCGCGGCGAACCAGGACCTCGGCTGGCTCGGCGCCGCCGACGCGTCCGCCACCAAGATCTACGCTTCGGAGCGGATGCAGGAGGTCGGCCGCATCGTCGGGGACGTCCTGGCCCGCTACGGCGACCCGGGCGACCCCGAGACGGCGGCGTTCATGGAGGCCCAGGACCGGCTCGCGAAGGGCGCGCTCGTGCTGACCTTCGGCGGCGGCGTCAACGAGATCCAGCGCGAGCTGATCGCGATGATCGGGCTCGGCCTGCCCCGGGCGCCCCGCTGA
- a CDS encoding glutamate decarboxylase, whose amino-acid sequence MAPKHPPRAGRGGRDLEVNPIFTREPLTVPRYRLPAGEMEPSTAYQVVHDELMLDGNARLNLATFVSTWAEPEARMLMAECEAKNMIDKDEYPRTAELELRCVRMLARLWNAGDPHHAVGCSTTGSSEAAMLGGLALKRRWRERRRAAGEPADRPNLVMGVNVQICWEKFANYFEVEPRYVPMEGDRYHLGAREAVELCDENTIGVVAVLGSTFDGSYEPVADIAAALDDLQARTGLDVPIHVDGASGAMIAPFLDPDLLWDFRLPRVASINTSGHKYGLVMPGVGWALWRDEEALPDDLVFHVNYLGGDMPTFALNFSRPGAQVVAQYYNFLRLGFDGYRRVQQTCRDVATRLAAEIDGLYPYYRLTGGGDLPVFAFRVREDFDGFTVYDVSAALRESGWLVPAYSFPENRTDLDVLRVVVRNGFGHDLAELFMDDLRRTTLRLRSQKQPHRDPRQASGFAHGAEPKKVQARKV is encoded by the coding sequence ATGGCTCCGAAGCACCCGCCCCGCGCCGGGCGCGGCGGCCGCGACCTGGAGGTCAATCCGATCTTCACGCGGGAGCCCCTGACGGTCCCGCGGTACCGGCTGCCCGCCGGGGAGATGGAGCCGTCCACCGCCTACCAGGTGGTCCACGACGAGCTGATGCTGGACGGCAACGCGCGGCTGAACCTGGCGACGTTCGTGTCCACGTGGGCCGAGCCGGAGGCTCGGATGCTGATGGCCGAGTGCGAGGCCAAGAACATGATCGACAAGGACGAGTACCCGCGCACCGCCGAGCTGGAGCTGCGCTGCGTGCGCATGCTCGCCCGGCTCTGGAACGCCGGCGACCCGCACCACGCGGTGGGGTGCTCCACCACCGGGTCCAGCGAGGCCGCGATGCTCGGCGGCCTCGCGCTCAAGCGCCGCTGGCGGGAGCGGCGGCGGGCCGCGGGCGAACCGGCGGACCGCCCCAACCTCGTCATGGGCGTCAACGTGCAGATCTGCTGGGAGAAGTTCGCGAACTACTTCGAGGTCGAGCCCCGCTACGTGCCGATGGAGGGCGACCGCTACCACCTCGGCGCGCGGGAGGCCGTGGAACTGTGCGACGAGAACACCATCGGCGTCGTCGCCGTCCTCGGCTCCACGTTCGACGGCAGCTACGAGCCCGTGGCCGACATCGCGGCCGCGCTCGACGACCTCCAGGCGCGCACCGGGCTCGACGTCCCGATCCACGTCGACGGCGCGTCCGGCGCGATGATCGCCCCGTTCCTCGACCCGGACCTGCTCTGGGACTTCCGGCTGCCCCGGGTCGCCTCCATCAACACCTCCGGCCACAAGTACGGGCTGGTCATGCCCGGCGTGGGCTGGGCGCTGTGGCGGGACGAGGAGGCCCTGCCGGACGACCTCGTCTTCCACGTCAACTACCTCGGCGGCGACATGCCGACGTTCGCGCTGAACTTCTCGCGCCCCGGGGCGCAGGTCGTCGCCCAGTACTACAACTTCCTGCGGCTCGGCTTCGACGGGTACCGCCGCGTCCAGCAGACGTGCCGGGACGTCGCCACCCGGCTGGCCGCCGAGATCGACGGGCTCTACCCCTACTACAGGCTCACCGGAGGCGGCGACCTCCCCGTCTTCGCGTTCCGCGTCCGGGAGGACTTCGACGGCTTCACCGTCTACGACGTCTCCGCCGCGCTGCGCGAGTCCGGCTGGCTCGTGCCCGCCTACAGCTTCCCCGAGAACCGCACCGACCTCGACGTCCTGCGCGTCGTCGTGCGCAACGGGTTCGGGCACGACCTCGCCGAGCTGTTCATGGACGACCTCCGCCGCACCACGCTCCGGCTCCGCTCCCAGAAGCAGCCCCACCGCGACCCGCGGCAGGCCAGCGGCTTCGCCCACGGCGCCGAACCCAAGAAGGTCCAGGCCAGGAAGGTCTGA
- a CDS encoding AMP-binding protein — MSVAALLEARADDDRPGLRSADDGRAWTWREVVAECAARAAWLRGEARPERPVHVGVLLDNLPEVVFLLGGAALSGAVVVALNPTRSGAELAGDAERADCDLVLTQPRYAGKAAALGLPVVDVDAFGELVAPHTGSPLPGAAATGPGTLLMLIFTSGTSGRPRAVRVTHRKVAVPGEMLAGRMLSPEAVVYCPMPLFHSGAVMAAYAPALAAGAELVLRSRFSASAVLPDARAHGCTYLHYVGKALSYVLATPEGEDDADNPLQFAFGNEAAPLEQKAFGERFGCFVIDGYGSTETAISLAPDPFGPQGALGRLTEGIAILDPAGRPCPPGVFDGAGRLVNGDEAVGELVNTGDLGLFDGYYKEDAPDRLRDGMFWSGDLAYADADGYIFFAGRSGDRLRVDGENFGAVQVERVLAELPGVRQLAVYGVPDEASGDQVMLAVAADDFDPGAFAEYLRGRADLGPKWIPRYVRVARELPATASNKILKRRLARDAWRTDDPVWWRPGRDLDYRPMSAADAAALRAEFERRGRLHLLEGSG, encoded by the coding sequence GTGAGCGTCGCGGCGCTGCTGGAGGCGCGGGCGGACGACGACCGCCCCGGGCTGCGGTCCGCCGACGACGGCCGTGCCTGGACGTGGCGGGAGGTCGTGGCCGAGTGCGCGGCCCGCGCGGCGTGGCTGCGCGGCGAGGCGCGTCCCGAACGGCCGGTCCACGTCGGTGTGCTCCTCGACAACCTTCCCGAGGTGGTGTTCCTCCTCGGAGGCGCGGCGCTGTCGGGGGCGGTGGTCGTGGCGCTGAACCCGACGCGGAGCGGCGCCGAGCTGGCGGGCGACGCCGAGCGCGCCGACTGCGATCTCGTGCTGACCCAGCCGCGGTACGCCGGGAAGGCCGCCGCGCTCGGGCTCCCGGTCGTGGACGTGGACGCCTTCGGTGAGCTGGTCGCGCCCCACACGGGCTCGCCGCTGCCCGGCGCCGCGGCGACCGGCCCCGGGACCCTGCTGATGTTGATCTTCACCTCCGGGACGTCGGGGCGGCCGCGGGCCGTCCGCGTCACCCATCGGAAGGTGGCCGTGCCGGGGGAGATGCTCGCCGGGCGCATGCTGTCGCCGGAGGCGGTCGTCTACTGCCCGATGCCGCTGTTCCACTCGGGCGCGGTCATGGCGGCGTACGCGCCGGCGCTGGCCGCCGGGGCCGAGCTGGTGCTGCGCTCCCGGTTCTCGGCGTCGGCCGTCCTGCCGGACGCGCGCGCCCACGGCTGCACCTACCTGCACTACGTCGGCAAAGCCCTCTCGTACGTGCTGGCCACGCCGGAGGGAGAGGACGACGCCGACAATCCACTGCAGTTCGCCTTCGGGAACGAGGCGGCGCCGCTGGAGCAGAAGGCGTTCGGCGAGCGTTTCGGGTGTTTCGTCATCGACGGCTACGGCTCGACGGAGACCGCGATCTCGCTGGCGCCCGACCCGTTCGGCCCGCAGGGCGCGCTGGGGAGGCTGACCGAGGGCATCGCGATCCTCGACCCGGCGGGACGGCCGTGCCCTCCCGGCGTGTTCGACGGGGCCGGACGGCTGGTGAACGGCGACGAGGCCGTGGGGGAGCTGGTCAACACCGGCGACCTCGGCCTGTTCGACGGGTACTACAAGGAGGACGCCCCCGACCGGCTCCGCGACGGCATGTTCTGGAGCGGCGACCTCGCCTACGCCGACGCGGACGGCTACATCTTCTTCGCCGGCCGCAGCGGCGACCGGCTCCGCGTGGACGGCGAGAACTTCGGCGCCGTGCAGGTGGAACGCGTTCTGGCGGAGTTGCCCGGGGTCCGGCAGCTCGCCGTGTACGGGGTCCCGGACGAGGCGTCCGGCGACCAGGTGATGCTCGCCGTCGCCGCCGACGACTTCGACCCGGGTGCGTTCGCCGAGTACCTGCGCGGGCGCGCCGACCTCGGCCCGAAGTGGATCCCGCGGTACGTGCGGGTGGCGCGGGAGCTGCCCGCGACCGCCTCCAACAAGATCCTCAAGCGCCGGCTGGCCCGGGACGCCTGGCGCACCGACGACCCGGTGTGGTGGCGGCCCGGCCGCGACCTGGACTACCGCCCGATGAGCGCGGCGGACGCGGCCGCGCTGCGGGCCGAGTTCGAGCGCCGCGGCCGGCTGCACCTGCTGGAAGGGAGCGGATGA
- a CDS encoding TetR family transcriptional regulator: MTATAPETGTSGPGSQPPGRRERKKQRTREALVDAAFTLFAEKGFDATTVEEIADAVDVSSRTFFRYFASKEDVALTFQEEQTRAVLGKFAERPPDEPIMTALRHTVVEIARACEAGELGFDTGRFECMLSMMSDSPTLMAGSLEHAQKKQALLTEVIAERMGLDPAKDLRPHVVAAASTCAFQAAADATRRLGGTFATLSETVDQAFAILENGLNEPAPPRD; encoded by the coding sequence ATGACCGCGACCGCCCCCGAGACCGGCACGTCCGGCCCCGGTTCCCAGCCCCCGGGCAGGCGCGAACGCAAGAAGCAGCGCACCCGAGAGGCGCTCGTCGACGCGGCGTTCACCCTCTTCGCCGAGAAGGGGTTCGACGCCACCACCGTCGAGGAGATCGCCGACGCCGTGGACGTCTCGTCCCGGACGTTCTTCCGCTACTTCGCCTCGAAAGAGGACGTCGCCCTCACCTTCCAGGAAGAGCAGACCCGCGCCGTCCTCGGCAAGTTCGCCGAACGCCCGCCGGACGAGCCGATCATGACCGCGCTGCGGCACACCGTGGTGGAGATCGCGCGGGCGTGCGAGGCCGGCGAGCTCGGCTTCGACACCGGCCGCTTCGAGTGCATGCTCTCGATGATGAGCGACAGCCCGACGCTGATGGCGGGCAGCCTGGAGCACGCCCAGAAGAAGCAGGCGCTGCTCACCGAGGTCATCGCCGAGCGCATGGGCCTCGACCCCGCGAAGGACCTGCGCCCCCACGTCGTCGCCGCCGCCAGCACCTGCGCGTTCCAGGCCGCCGCCGACGCCACCCGCCGCCTCGGCGGGACGTTCGCCACGCTGTCGGAGACCGTCGACCAGGCCTTCGCCATCCTGGAGAACGGGCTGAACGAGCCCGCCCCGCCGCGCGACTGA
- a CDS encoding TetR family transcriptional regulator, whose product MTAEPTVTGDETRGQPGGQGVRSRSQHQRRKRIVQAAAALASRGGIEAMQMRTVSERAGVALGTLYRYFPSKMDLVVAVVSEELDLLEGSIERRPPRAGGAPDRAVEVLMRATRGLMREPELAEALIRSLLLSDVKTDFGDRMSELLLRAASGPPEDIPAEDPRRLVARALSGIWTMEMIEMLRGNATAEEIQARLEITASRLLID is encoded by the coding sequence GTGACCGCAGAGCCGACAGTGACCGGGGACGAGACCCGGGGTCAGCCGGGCGGCCAGGGCGTACGCTCCCGCAGCCAGCACCAGCGGCGCAAGCGTATCGTCCAGGCGGCCGCGGCGCTCGCATCGCGCGGCGGGATCGAGGCGATGCAGATGCGCACCGTGTCCGAGCGCGCGGGCGTCGCCCTCGGCACCCTCTACCGCTACTTCCCGTCCAAGATGGACCTGGTCGTCGCCGTCGTCAGCGAGGAGCTCGACCTCCTGGAGGGCAGCATCGAGCGCCGCCCGCCCCGCGCCGGCGGCGCACCGGACCGCGCCGTCGAGGTGCTGATGCGCGCCACCCGCGGCCTGATGCGCGAGCCGGAGCTGGCCGAGGCGCTGATCCGCTCCCTCCTCCTGTCCGACGTCAAGACCGACTTCGGCGACCGCATGAGCGAGCTCCTCCTGCGCGCCGCGTCCGGCCCGCCGGAGGACATCCCCGCCGAGGACCCCCGCCGCCTCGTCGCCCGCGCCCTGTCCGGCATCTGGACGATGGAGATGATCGAGATGCTGCGCGGCAACGCCACCGCCGAGGAGATCCAGGCCCGCCTGGAGATCACCGCCTCCCGC
- a CDS encoding acyl-CoA dehydrogenase family protein, whose product MDFDLDETQREIRGLAADVLAREAAQERLEAFEKSEAPYDDVTWKALAQAGLLGVVLPEDAGGAGLGPVELAVILREVGVRTAPVPVYASLALAAVPIGAHGTPEQRALLAPLTEGATILTGAYREVGPAGEIAATARADGDGHVLDGVKTFVPYAREASRILVPARVEGGGVGVFLVEPAAVMITGQPSATSEPLSRVALDGVRVGADALLGGTADGAAWDTLRRSAVAGAVAVASGVIEGALELTKEYTKTREQFGRALAQFQAVTMQIGDVYIAKRALDVAVWAGVWRLAQGAGDAEEVLAIAAYNACDPVVKALYTCQHLHGGIGLDITYPLHRYFAWGKHCGHLLGGGEDRLDALGALIAQEA is encoded by the coding sequence GTGGACTTCGACCTCGACGAGACCCAGCGAGAGATCAGGGGGCTCGCGGCGGACGTGCTCGCGCGGGAGGCCGCGCAGGAGCGGCTGGAGGCGTTCGAGAAGAGCGAGGCGCCCTATGACGACGTGACGTGGAAGGCGCTCGCGCAGGCGGGGCTGCTCGGCGTCGTCCTGCCCGAGGACGCCGGCGGTGCCGGGCTCGGGCCGGTGGAGCTGGCGGTGATCCTGCGGGAGGTCGGGGTCCGCACCGCGCCCGTCCCGGTGTACGCCTCGCTCGCGCTGGCGGCCGTCCCGATCGGGGCGCACGGGACGCCGGAGCAGCGCGCCCTGCTGGCCCCGCTCACCGAGGGCGCGACGATCCTGACGGGCGCCTACCGCGAGGTCGGCCCGGCCGGTGAGATCGCGGCGACGGCCCGCGCGGACGGCGACGGCCATGTGCTGGACGGCGTGAAGACGTTCGTCCCGTACGCGCGGGAGGCGTCACGGATCCTCGTCCCGGCCCGCGTCGAGGGCGGTGGCGTCGGGGTCTTCCTCGTGGAACCCGCCGCCGTGATGATCACCGGGCAGCCGTCGGCGACGTCCGAGCCGCTGTCGCGGGTCGCCCTGGACGGCGTCCGGGTCGGCGCGGACGCCCTGCTCGGCGGGACGGCGGACGGCGCCGCCTGGGACACGTTGCGCCGCTCGGCCGTCGCGGGCGCGGTCGCCGTCGCGTCCGGCGTCATCGAGGGCGCGCTGGAGCTGACGAAGGAGTACACGAAGACGCGCGAGCAGTTCGGCCGGGCGCTCGCGCAGTTCCAGGCGGTCACGATGCAGATCGGGGACGTCTACATCGCCAAGCGGGCGCTGGACGTGGCCGTGTGGGCGGGCGTGTGGCGCCTCGCGCAGGGCGCGGGCGACGCCGAGGAGGTCCTCGCCATCGCCGCCTACAACGCGTGCGACCCCGTGGTGAAGGCGCTGTACACCTGCCAGCACCTGCACGGCGGCATCGGCCTGGACATCACCTACCCGCTGCACCGGTACTTCGCCTGGGGCAAGCACTGCGGGCATCTGCTCGGCGGCGGTGAGGACCGTCTCGACGCGCTCGGCGCCCTCATCGCCCAGGAGGCCTGA